A genomic region of Pontibaca methylaminivorans contains the following coding sequences:
- a CDS encoding arginyltransferase: MRHTLPIAPQFYVTAPQPCPYLEGRMERKLFTALQGEDAAQLNDCLSQQGFRRSQNVLYRPACADCAACMSARINVAAFRADKSQRRTSRRNAALTRRVKSSWATDEQYALFGDYLKARHADGGMADMDVFEFAAMVEETPIRSRLIEYCDPGERDELVGVCLTDILEDGLSMVYSFYAPDRPNASLGTYMILDHVEIAREAGLPYVYLGYWVPGSPKMGYKARFSGLEVYRNGTWAALGDSGQCGADTQSPPATPIAEQVACIQRPARHKDA; the protein is encoded by the coding sequence ATGCGTCATACACTTCCGATCGCGCCACAATTCTATGTGACGGCGCCCCAGCCCTGCCCCTATCTGGAGGGCCGGATGGAGCGCAAGCTGTTCACCGCGCTTCAGGGCGAGGATGCGGCGCAACTGAACGACTGCCTGTCGCAGCAGGGGTTCCGACGCTCCCAGAACGTGCTGTACCGCCCCGCCTGCGCCGATTGCGCGGCCTGCATGTCGGCGCGGATCAACGTCGCGGCCTTCCGCGCGGACAAGAGCCAGCGCCGCACCTCGCGGCGCAATGCCGCACTGACACGGCGGGTGAAATCCTCCTGGGCGACCGACGAGCAATACGCGCTTTTCGGCGATTACCTGAAGGCGCGCCATGCGGATGGCGGCATGGCGGATATGGACGTGTTCGAATTCGCGGCCATGGTCGAGGAAACCCCGATCCGCAGCCGCCTGATCGAATATTGCGACCCCGGTGAGCGCGACGAACTGGTCGGGGTCTGCCTGACCGACATTCTCGAGGACGGGCTCAGCATGGTCTATTCCTTCTATGCCCCGGACCGGCCGAATGCCTCGCTCGGCACCTACATGATCCTTGATCATGTGGAGATCGCGCGCGAGGCGGGGCTGCCCTATGTCTATCTCGGCTACTGGGTGCCGGGCAGTCCGAAGATGGGATACAAGGCCCGCTTTTCGGGGCTCGAGGTCTATCGCAACGGCACCTGGGCGGCGCTTGGCGACAGCGGGCAATGCGGCGCCGACACGCAATCACCCCCGGCGACGCCGATCGCCGAACAGGTCGCCTGTATCCAGCGTCCCGCACGGCACAAGGACGCCTGA
- a CDS encoding RDD family protein, translating to MPTLPDPDLEPQLYTGVNGRRLIAWLIDLAIILVLSALAVVMTLFIGAFFWPVLWMIVSFCYRSLTIAGGSATWGMRFTGIELRNADDGPLSPGQAVAHTLGYMISIALPVLQVISVVLMLGSARKQGLTDRILGTTALNRRRDPGL from the coding sequence ATGCCCACCCTGCCCGATCCCGACCTCGAGCCGCAGCTTTACACCGGCGTGAACGGACGGCGGCTGATCGCCTGGCTGATCGACCTTGCGATCATCCTCGTGCTTTCGGCGCTTGCCGTAGTGATGACATTGTTCATCGGCGCCTTCTTCTGGCCGGTGCTGTGGATGATCGTGAGCTTCTGCTACCGTTCCCTGACCATCGCGGGGGGCTCGGCCACCTGGGGGATGCGGTTCACCGGGATCGAATTGCGCAATGCCGATGACGGCCCCCTGAGCCCGGGGCAGGCGGTGGCGCATACGCTCGGCTACATGATCTCGATCGCGCTGCCGGTGCTGCAGGTGATCTCGGTCGTGCTGATGCTGGGCAGCGCCCGCAAGCAGGGGCTGACGGACCGGATCCTCGGCACCACGGCACTGAACCGGCGCCGCGATCCCGGGCTTTAG
- the metG gene encoding methionine--tRNA ligase, with amino-acid sequence MARILITSALPYINGIKHLGNLVGSQLPADLYARYMRGRGHEVLFLCATDEHGTPAELAAAKAGEPVADYCRRMHGVQEDIARRFGLSFDHFGRSSSPQNHRLTQHFAGRLADNGYIREVSERQVYSRADGRFLPDRYIVGTCPNCGYENARGDQCENCTKQLDPVDLIDPRSAISGSTDLEVRETKHLYLRQSALRDELDRWIDSKTDWPLLTTSIAKKWLHDGDGLQDRGITRDLDWGIPVKRGDRDWPGMEGKVFYVWFDAPIEYIGCAAEWAEATGNDWERWWRTDRGADDVRYVQFMGKDNVPFHTLSFPATLIGSGEPWKLVDHLKSFNYLNFDGGQFSTSQGRGVFQDQALEILPADYWRWWLLSHAPEGSDSEFTWENFQVSANKDLADVLGNFVSRVTKFCRSRFGETIPEGGAWGEAEQALAESLTTRIRAYERQMEAMEVRKSAAELRAIWVAGNEYLQSAAPWAVFKEDPARAAMQVRLGLNLMRLYAVLSAPFIPDAAERILAALGCDDRGWPDDVAGALDTLAPGHAFTVPEPLFAKITDEQREDWQARFSGRRD; translated from the coding sequence ATGGCACGGATACTGATCACTTCGGCTCTTCCCTATATCAATGGAATCAAGCACCTCGGGAACCTTGTCGGCAGCCAGCTTCCGGCCGACCTTTATGCCCGCTACATGCGCGGCCGCGGCCATGAGGTGCTGTTCCTCTGCGCCACCGACGAACACGGCACACCGGCAGAGCTTGCCGCGGCCAAGGCGGGAGAGCCGGTCGCCGACTACTGCCGGCGCATGCACGGGGTGCAGGAGGACATCGCGCGCCGCTTCGGGCTGTCCTTCGACCATTTCGGCCGCTCCTCGAGCCCGCAGAACCACCGGCTGACGCAGCATTTCGCGGGCCGGCTCGCCGATAACGGCTATATCCGCGAAGTGAGCGAACGGCAGGTCTATTCCCGCGCCGACGGGCGGTTCCTGCCCGACCGCTATATCGTCGGCACCTGCCCGAACTGCGGCTATGAAAACGCGCGCGGCGACCAGTGCGAAAACTGCACGAAGCAGCTTGATCCGGTGGACCTGATCGACCCGCGCAGCGCGATTTCCGGCAGCACCGACCTCGAGGTGCGCGAGACCAAGCACCTTTACCTGCGCCAGTCGGCCCTGCGGGACGAGCTCGACCGCTGGATCGATTCCAAGACCGACTGGCCGCTGCTGACCACTTCGATCGCGAAGAAATGGCTCCATGACGGCGACGGGCTGCAGGATCGGGGCATCACCCGCGACCTCGACTGGGGCATTCCGGTGAAACGCGGCGACAGGGACTGGCCGGGGATGGAGGGCAAGGTCTTCTATGTCTGGTTCGATGCGCCGATCGAATATATCGGCTGCGCCGCCGAATGGGCCGAGGCGACCGGGAACGACTGGGAACGCTGGTGGCGCACCGACAGGGGCGCCGATGACGTGCGCTATGTCCAGTTCATGGGCAAGGACAACGTGCCCTTTCACACGCTGTCCTTCCCGGCGACGCTGATCGGCTCGGGCGAGCCGTGGAAGCTGGTGGATCACCTCAAATCCTTCAACTACCTGAATTTCGACGGCGGCCAGTTCTCGACCAGCCAGGGGCGCGGCGTGTTCCAGGATCAGGCGCTCGAGATCCTGCCGGCCGACTACTGGCGCTGGTGGCTGCTGAGCCATGCGCCGGAAGGGAGCGATTCCGAATTCACCTGGGAAAACTTCCAGGTCTCCGCAAACAAGGATCTGGCCGATGTACTCGGCAATTTCGTCAGCCGCGTGACCAAGTTCTGCCGCTCGCGCTTTGGCGAGACGATCCCCGAAGGCGGGGCATGGGGCGAGGCCGAACAGGCGCTGGCCGAAAGCCTCACCACCCGGATCCGCGCCTATGAGCGGCAGATGGAGGCGATGGAAGTGCGCAAATCCGCGGCGGAGCTGCGGGCGATCTGGGTTGCGGGCAACGAATATCTGCAATCCGCCGCCCCCTGGGCCGTATTCAAGGAAGATCCCGCCCGCGCCGCGATGCAGGTGCGCCTTGGCCTGAACCTCATGCGGCTTTACGCCGTGCTCTCGGCCCCGTTCATTCCCGATGCGGCCGAGCGGATCCTCGCGGCGCTCGGATGCGACGACAGGGGCTGGCCCGACGATGTGGCGGGCGCGCTCGACACCCTGGCGCCGGGACATGCCTTCACCGTGCCCGAGCCGCTTTTCGCCAAGATCACCGACGAGCAGCGCGAAGACTGGCAGGCCCGGTTTTCCGGGCGCCGCGACTAG
- a CDS encoding BKACE family enzyme, with protein sequence MPLNMNREVFITCAVTGSGGTQDRSPHVPRSPEQIAQSAIAAAKAGAAVVHCHVRDPETGAPSRDPALYREVTERIRESDTDVVLNLTAGMGGDMVFGGPEHPLPLNEEGTDMIGATARMEHVAQCLPEICTLDCGTMNFAEADYVMTNTPGMLQAMGRMMTELGVKPEIEAFDTGHLWYARQLVEDGVLEAPALVQLCMGVPWGAPNDLNTFMAMVNNIPQGWNFSAFSLGRNQMAYVAAAVLAGGNVRVGLEDNLWLDKGVLAENWQLVERAVTIIENMGARVIGPDEVRERLGLTKRAPTPR encoded by the coding sequence ATGCCGCTGAACATGAACCGGGAGGTCTTCATCACCTGCGCGGTGACCGGATCGGGGGGAACGCAGGACCGCAGCCCCCATGTGCCGCGCAGTCCCGAACAGATCGCACAAAGCGCCATCGCGGCGGCCAAGGCGGGCGCGGCGGTGGTGCACTGCCATGTGCGCGACCCCGAGACCGGCGCCCCGAGCCGCGATCCCGCGCTTTACCGCGAAGTGACCGAACGCATCCGGGAGTCCGACACCGACGTGGTGCTGAACCTGACCGCCGGGATGGGCGGCGACATGGTCTTCGGCGGGCCGGAACATCCGCTGCCGCTGAACGAGGAGGGCACCGACATGATCGGCGCCACCGCGCGCATGGAGCATGTGGCGCAATGCCTGCCCGAGATTTGCACGCTCGACTGCGGCACGATGAACTTTGCCGAGGCCGATTACGTCATGACCAACACGCCCGGCATGCTGCAGGCCATGGGGCGCATGATGACCGAACTCGGCGTCAAGCCGGAGATCGAGGCCTTCGACACCGGGCATCTCTGGTATGCGCGCCAGCTGGTCGAGGATGGCGTGCTCGAGGCGCCGGCGCTGGTGCAGCTCTGCATGGGGGTGCCGTGGGGCGCGCCGAACGACCTCAACACCTTCATGGCGATGGTGAACAACATCCCGCAAGGGTGGAATTTCTCGGCGTTTTCCTTGGGCCGCAACCAGATGGCCTATGTCGCCGCCGCGGTTCTGGCCGGGGGCAATGTGCGCGTCGGGCTCGAGGACAATCTCTGGCTCGACAAGGGGGTTCTGGCCGAAAACTGGCAACTGGTGGAACGCGCCGTGACCATCATCGAGAACATGGGCGCGCGGGTGATCGGGCCCGATGAGGTGCGCGAGCGCCTCGGGCTCACCAAACGGGCACCGACACCGCGGTGA
- a CDS encoding carnitine 3-dehydrogenase, with product MIAAIIGGGVIGGGWAARFLLHGWDVRVFDPDPEAQRKIGEVLDNARRSLPGLADVPMPAEGTLSYHDTIEETVAGAAWIQESVPERLDIKHQVFATVQAACDPAAVIGSSTSGFRPSELRQGAVREGQIIVAHPFNPVYLLPLVELVGGPADDAALIARASEIMRGIGMYPLHIRREIEAHIADRLLEVVWREALWLVKDGIATTEEIDNAIRYGFGLRWAQMGLFETYRIAGGEAGMKHFLAQFGPTLALPWCKLTDVPEYDDDLVDLIAGQSDAQSGAWTIRELERIRDANLVAMMRALKQQDWGAGALLKAHDLRLRDAGGAGEAAPADGIAEDGPVLTLSQTVPLDWLDYNGHMNESRYLEAFASATDRFMELIGCDAEYIAAGGSYFTVESHLRHLDEAHAGDVITIHTRLLAGEGRKMHLFHTMRAGEREVATGEHFLLHVNLETRRPSDPGPQVAEALARIAAAQGGLSRPEGAGRAVGQRP from the coding sequence ATGATTGCAGCCATCATCGGCGGCGGCGTGATCGGGGGCGGCTGGGCCGCGCGGTTCCTGCTGCACGGCTGGGACGTGCGGGTGTTCGACCCGGACCCCGAGGCGCAGCGCAAGATCGGCGAGGTGCTCGACAATGCCCGCCGCTCGCTGCCGGGGCTTGCGGATGTGCCGATGCCCGCGGAGGGCACGCTCAGCTATCACGACACGATCGAGGAAACCGTGGCGGGTGCCGCCTGGATTCAGGAAAGCGTGCCCGAGCGGCTCGACATCAAGCACCAGGTCTTTGCGACCGTCCAGGCGGCCTGCGACCCGGCGGCGGTGATCGGGTCATCGACCTCGGGCTTCAGGCCGAGCGAATTGCGGCAGGGGGCGGTGCGCGAGGGGCAGATCATCGTCGCCCATCCGTTCAACCCGGTCTATCTGCTGCCGCTGGTCGAACTGGTCGGCGGGCCCGCGGATGACGCGGCCCTTATCGCGCGCGCAAGCGAGATCATGCGCGGGATCGGTATGTACCCCCTGCATATCCGGCGCGAGATCGAGGCCCATATTGCCGACCGCCTGCTCGAGGTGGTCTGGCGCGAGGCGCTCTGGCTGGTCAAGGACGGCATCGCCACCACCGAGGAGATCGACAACGCGATTCGCTACGGTTTCGGGCTGCGCTGGGCGCAGATGGGCCTGTTCGAGACCTATCGCATCGCCGGCGGCGAGGCGGGGATGAAGCATTTCCTGGCCCAGTTCGGCCCCACGCTGGCGCTGCCCTGGTGCAAGCTGACCGATGTGCCCGAATATGATGACGACCTGGTCGATCTGATCGCCGGGCAGTCCGACGCGCAGTCCGGCGCCTGGACCATCCGCGAGCTCGAGCGGATCCGCGACGCCAATCTCGTGGCCATGATGCGCGCGCTCAAGCAGCAGGACTGGGGCGCGGGCGCGTTGCTCAAGGCCCATGACCTGCGCCTGCGCGATGCAGGCGGCGCGGGCGAGGCGGCACCGGCGGATGGGATCGCGGAGGACGGCCCCGTTCTTACCCTGTCGCAGACGGTCCCGCTCGACTGGCTCGACTACAACGGGCACATGAACGAGAGCCGCTATCTGGAGGCTTTCGCCAGCGCCACCGACCGCTTCATGGAACTGATCGGCTGCGATGCGGAATATATCGCCGCCGGCGGCAGTTATTTCACCGTCGAAAGCCATCTGCGCCACCTGGACGAGGCCCATGCGGGCGATGTGATCACCATCCATACCCGGCTTCTGGCGGGCGAGGGGCGCAAGATGCACCTGTTCCACACCATGCGGGCCGGCGAGCGCGAGGTCGCCACGGGCGAGCATTTCCTGCTGCATGTGAACCTCGAAACCCGCCGCCCGAGCGATCCCGGTCCGCAGGTGGCCGAGGCGCTGGCGCGGATCGCTGCGGCGCAAGGCGGCCTTTCCCGCCCCGAAGGCGCCGGCCGCGCGGTCGGGCAGCGCCCCTAG
- a CDS encoding NUDIX hydrolase, producing MTIDKTVLRDAATVIILRNRAGNPSILMGQRGAAAAFMPRKFVFPGGAVDGTDALVPLAAPMGALCRARLAEGCPPMLDHALAAAAIRELWEETGFVLGRRGDWPGTPPQDWRGFAATGHVPSAEALQFVFRAITPPGRPRRFDARFFLAEAERITGDPDDFSRAGDELSHLQWVPLADARDFDLPFITEVVLAEIAARLHDPGPPADVPFYRHDDEESHFLRLHGYPKPAGR from the coding sequence ATGACCATCGACAAGACAGTGCTGCGCGATGCGGCGACCGTGATCATCCTGCGCAACCGCGCCGGGAACCCCTCGATCCTCATGGGCCAGCGCGGGGCGGCTGCGGCCTTCATGCCGCGCAAGTTCGTGTTCCCGGGCGGGGCCGTGGACGGGACCGATGCCCTGGTGCCGCTGGCCGCGCCGATGGGGGCGCTCTGCCGCGCCCGGCTTGCCGAGGGCTGCCCGCCGATGCTCGACCATGCGCTGGCCGCGGCGGCGATCCGCGAACTCTGGGAAGAGACCGGCTTCGTGCTCGGGCGGCGCGGCGACTGGCCGGGCACCCCGCCGCAGGACTGGCGCGGATTCGCCGCGACCGGCCATGTGCCCTCGGCCGAGGCGCTGCAATTCGTGTTCCGCGCGATCACCCCGCCCGGGCGGCCCCGCCGCTTCGACGCGCGTTTCTTTCTGGCCGAGGCCGAGCGGATCACCGGCGACCCCGACGATTTCAGCCGCGCGGGCGACGAGCTGTCGCATCTGCAATGGGTGCCGCTCGCTGATGCGCGCGATTTCGACCTGCCCTTCATCACCGAGGTGGTGCTGGCGGAAATCGCCGCGCGCCTCCATGATCCCGGCCCGCCGGCCGACGTGCCTTTCTACCGCCACGACGATGAGGAAAGCCACTTCCTGCGCCTTCATGGCTATCCCAAGCCGGCGGGGCGGTAG
- a CDS encoding DUF983 domain-containing protein, with translation MPPRDGAERAVWGAIRNGWRRRCPHCGNGPLLCGYLRVNDNCTVCREELHHHRADDGPAYLTILIVGHLLMPAMFVSYVVWRPDPLALFSAFAVSATGLSLYLLPRLKGAMVGFQWARHMHGFGRKR, from the coding sequence ATGCCGCCCCGCGACGGGGCCGAGCGCGCGGTCTGGGGTGCGATCCGCAACGGCTGGCGCCGCCGTTGTCCGCATTGCGGGAACGGGCCGCTGCTGTGCGGCTACCTGCGCGTCAACGACAACTGCACCGTCTGCCGCGAGGAACTGCACCACCACCGCGCCGATGACGGGCCGGCATACCTCACGATCCTGATCGTCGGGCATCTGCTGATGCCGGCGATGTTCGTCAGCTATGTCGTCTGGCGTCCCGATCCGCTGGCGCTGTTTTCCGCCTTTGCGGTCTCGGCCACGGGATTGTCGCTTTACCTGCTGCCCCGTCTGAAGGGGGCCATGGTCGGGTTCCAGTGGGCCCGTCACATGCACGGATTCGGCCGCAAGCGCTGA
- a CDS encoding EF-hand domain-containing protein, translating into MTRKTILGSLLVAATALGAGSLAAQDAEADKPSGQSWMSFESLDADGDGTVTLEEFQQRRNAMFESMDSDGDGKLSVEEIEAEAVKRARERAEAMVERFDKDGDGFLGAEEMPGPRDGGERMFKWLDQDGDGVITEEEFNQAREKMRERMDKRGSDRKDGGKMHKHWKSDRQKDAGAKATDGAADSGAEADNGSDQPTEDGQADQN; encoded by the coding sequence ATGACGCGCAAGACAATTCTCGGCAGCCTGCTCGTTGCGGCGACCGCGCTCGGCGCGGGGAGCCTTGCGGCACAGGACGCGGAGGCGGACAAACCCTCCGGCCAGTCGTGGATGAGCTTCGAATCGCTTGATGCGGATGGCGATGGAACGGTCACGCTCGAGGAGTTCCAGCAGCGCCGCAACGCCATGTTCGAGAGCATGGACAGCGACGGCGATGGCAAGCTTTCGGTCGAGGAGATCGAGGCCGAGGCCGTGAAACGTGCCCGCGAGCGCGCCGAAGCCATGGTCGAGCGGTTCGATAAGGACGGTGACGGTTTCCTCGGCGCCGAGGAAATGCCCGGTCCCCGCGATGGCGGCGAGCGCATGTTCAAATGGCTCGACCAGGACGGCGACGGCGTGATCACCGAAGAGGAGTTCAACCAGGCGCGTGAAAAGATGCGCGAGCGGATGGACAAGCGCGGCAGTGACCGCAAGGACGGTGGCAAGATGCACAAGCACTGGAAGTCGGACCGGCAGAAGGATGCCGGCGCCAAGGCGACTGACGGCGCGGCTGACAGCGGCGCGGAGGCAGACAACGGTTCGGATCAACCCACCGAAGACGGGCAGGCCGATCAGAACTGA
- a CDS encoding RNA polymerase sigma factor, whose translation MAEAVAQSDAALLARYAQGDGRAAQELVARLAPRAHAVARRVLGDAAEAEDVTQEAMLRLWRIAPDWEHGQAQVSTWVYHVTMNLCRDLLRRRRGGNAALDEIPEPADPAPDMAQRLQQAAREDALQAALMTLPERQRQAVVLRHLEELSNPEIAEIMEIGVAAVESLTARGKRALARSLAGRRAALGYKDHG comes from the coding sequence ATGGCCGAGGCCGTCGCACAAAGCGATGCCGCCCTTCTGGCGCGCTATGCGCAGGGCGACGGCCGCGCGGCGCAGGAGCTCGTGGCGCGTCTTGCGCCGCGGGCCCATGCGGTGGCGCGCCGGGTGCTGGGCGATGCGGCCGAGGCCGAGGACGTCACCCAGGAGGCGATGCTGCGTCTCTGGCGCATCGCCCCCGACTGGGAACATGGGCAGGCGCAGGTCTCGACCTGGGTCTATCACGTGACGATGAACCTGTGCCGCGACCTTCTGCGCCGGCGCCGCGGCGGAAATGCCGCGCTCGACGAGATTCCCGAACCGGCGGATCCGGCGCCGGACATGGCGCAGCGGTTGCAGCAGGCGGCGCGGGAGGATGCGCTTCAGGCGGCGCTCATGACCCTGCCCGAACGGCAGCGCCAGGCGGTGGTGCTGCGCCATCTGGAGGAACTGTCCAACCCCGAAATCGCCGAGATCATGGAGATCGGGGTGGCCGCGGTCGAAAGTCTGACCGCAAGAGGAAAACGCGCCCTTGCCCGGTCGCTGGCCGGGCGGCGCGCCGCATTGGGGTACAAGGATCATGGCTGA
- a CDS encoding periplasmic heavy metal sensor, whose translation MTPPESPSQPRPEPRPERRRAPRWMRVMLGVSLALNLAVVGLFAGMMLRHDRPGRMEAMHRPPVGVALYRALSKDERQTLRESLRRKAAGQRSADAASGDTGAASVVAALRARPFDRDRLAAALADESSRRQRWQDLMQAAWLEQVTAMDDAARAEFADRVERLTGHGHRPDRSRTAPRD comes from the coding sequence ATGACCCCGCCCGAATCCCCTTCGCAGCCCCGCCCGGAGCCCCGCCCCGAGCGTCGCCGCGCACCCCGCTGGATGCGGGTCATGCTCGGGGTTTCGCTGGCGCTCAACCTCGCAGTGGTCGGGCTTTTTGCCGGCATGATGCTGCGCCATGACCGGCCCGGGCGGATGGAGGCCATGCACCGCCCGCCGGTCGGGGTGGCGCTTTACCGCGCACTGTCCAAGGACGAGCGCCAGACCCTGCGCGAAAGCCTGCGCCGCAAGGCGGCGGGGCAGCGCTCCGCGGACGCGGCGAGCGGCGACACCGGCGCGGCATCGGTGGTCGCGGCGTTGCGGGCGCGCCCGTTCGATCGCGACCGGCTCGCGGCGGCGCTCGCGGATGAATCGTCGCGGCGCCAGCGCTGGCAGGACCTCATGCAGGCGGCCTGGCTCGAGCAGGTGACGGCGATGGACGACGCGGCGCGGGCGGAGTTCGCGGACCGGGTGGAGCGCCTCACCGGGCACGGCCATCGCCCGGACCGCAGCCGGACCGCGCCCCGCGACTGA
- a CDS encoding diguanylate cyclase domain-containing protein, with amino-acid sequence MQGTILILDGAATNRIMLKVQLSSAYYHVVQSDRLEGVQALARRARPDLIVSAMSLPDGNVTMLKAMLAGDPALAAIPVIALAAQNDHGARLRALGAGIDDVLSHPVDDLLLQARIRSLMRARSSAAELGLPEAPAGLGAGPEFAEAQGRFLPVARIALLTQSATAAALWRARLRPHLPHHRLGTYPLRDAHRVMADPIPDAVIVELTGAAQDAGLRLLADLRARAATRQIAIIAVVGNGDAGLAADALDRGAHDVMPAGFCAEELALRLRTQLQHKASTDRLLDSLRDGLRAAVRDPMTGLHNRRYALPRLDEIARNARRDQSGFALMLADLDHFKQINDRHGHPAGDAVLVETARRLEQCLGPDDLIARMGGEEFMIVLPDADQARASTMAAQLCERINGSPFLVEGIARPISLTISIGAVLCGPERDRAAQGSAAALIDQADRALYLAKNGGRNRISLLEPAA; translated from the coding sequence ATGCAGGGAACGATCCTGATTCTCGATGGTGCGGCGACCAACCGGATCATGCTCAAGGTCCAGCTTTCGTCGGCATATTATCATGTCGTGCAGTCGGACCGGCTCGAGGGGGTGCAGGCGCTGGCCCGGCGCGCCCGGCCCGATCTCATCGTCAGCGCCATGTCGCTTCCCGACGGCAATGTCACGATGCTGAAGGCCATGCTGGCCGGAGATCCGGCGCTCGCAGCCATTCCGGTCATCGCGCTCGCGGCGCAGAACGACCACGGGGCGCGGCTGCGGGCGCTTGGCGCCGGCATCGACGATGTGCTGAGCCACCCGGTTGACGACCTGCTGCTGCAGGCCCGCATCCGCAGCCTGATGCGGGCCCGGAGCAGCGCCGCCGAACTCGGCCTGCCCGAGGCGCCGGCCGGGCTCGGAGCCGGCCCGGAATTCGCCGAGGCGCAGGGCCGGTTCCTGCCGGTGGCGCGAATCGCGCTCCTGACGCAAAGCGCGACCGCCGCCGCGCTCTGGCGGGCCCGGCTCCGACCGCATCTGCCGCATCACCGGCTCGGCACCTACCCGCTGCGCGACGCCCATCGCGTCATGGCCGATCCGATTCCCGATGCGGTGATCGTCGAACTGACCGGGGCGGCGCAGGACGCCGGGCTGCGGCTGCTGGCGGATCTGCGGGCACGCGCCGCAACGCGCCAGATCGCGATCATCGCCGTGGTCGGCAACGGCGATGCGGGGCTGGCCGCCGATGCGCTGGACCGGGGCGCCCATGACGTGATGCCCGCGGGTTTCTGCGCCGAGGAACTGGCGCTGCGGCTGCGCACGCAGTTGCAGCACAAGGCAAGCACCGACCGGCTGCTCGATTCGCTGCGCGACGGGCTGCGCGCCGCGGTTCGCGACCCCATGACCGGGCTGCATAACCGCCGCTATGCCCTGCCCCGCCTTGATGAAATCGCGCGCAACGCGCGGCGCGACCAGAGCGGATTCGCGCTGATGCTGGCCGATCTCGATCACTTCAAGCAGATCAACGACCGTCACGGCCACCCGGCGGGCGATGCGGTGCTGGTCGAGACCGCACGCCGGCTGGAGCAATGCCTCGGGCCCGACGACCTGATCGCGCGCATGGGCGGAGAGGAATTCATGATCGTCCTGCCCGATGCGGATCAGGCCCGGGCCTCGACCATGGCGGCACAGCTTTGCGAGCGGATCAACGGCAGCCCGTTTCTGGTCGAGGGGATCGCGCGGCCGATCTCGCTCACCATCAGCATCGGCGCGGTGCTCTGCGGGCCGGAACGGGACCGCGCCGCCCAGGGTTCGGCCGCGGCGCTGATCGACCAGGCCGATCGTGCGCTGTATCTGGCCAAGAACGGCGGGCGCAACCGGATTTCCCTGCTCGAACCTGCCGCCTGA
- a CDS encoding DUF3572 domain-containing protein yields the protein MQYSADAAETFALRVLAWLLEDEDLLGVFLNSSGMDAADLRRRAGEGEVLASVLDFVMLDDRWVIACCDAQGIAPEHVMQARAALPGGAAVNWT from the coding sequence ATGCAGTATTCCGCCGATGCCGCCGAAACCTTCGCGCTGCGGGTTCTTGCCTGGCTGCTGGAGGACGAGGACCTGCTCGGGGTCTTTCTGAATTCCTCGGGGATGGATGCCGCGGATCTGCGCCGGCGCGCCGGCGAGGGCGAAGTGCTTGCGTCCGTGCTCGATTTCGTCATGCTTGATGATCGCTGGGTGATTGCCTGCTGCGATGCGCAGGGGATCGCGCCCGAACATGTGATGCAGGCCCGGGCGGCGCTGCCCGGCGGGGCGGCGGTCAACTGGACCTGA